Proteins encoded by one window of Pseudomonadota bacterium:
- a CDS encoding SDR family oxidoreductase translates to MSERLLGKTALVTAAGQGIGRATALAFAREGATVWATDINDETLATLGGEAPGIVTRRLDVTDADAIAAIMAEAGAFSILFNCAGYVHHGTILDCSEADWDFSFDINVRSMYRIIRAALPAMIDNGGGSIVNVASVASNVKGVPNRFLYGATKAAVIGLTKAVAADFVGQGIRCNAICPGTVQTPSLDERINAFDDPKAARAAFIARQPMGRLGTSEEIAALAVYLASDESAYTTGTQAVIDGGMTV, encoded by the coding sequence ATGAGCGAACGATTATTGGGCAAAACCGCTTTGGTCACTGCCGCCGGTCAGGGCATCGGGCGGGCCACGGCACTTGCGTTCGCGCGCGAGGGGGCAACCGTGTGGGCCACCGACATCAATGATGAAACGCTCGCCACCCTTGGCGGGGAGGCACCCGGAATCGTCACCCGGCGCCTGGATGTGACCGATGCCGACGCCATTGCCGCGATCATGGCGGAGGCCGGCGCGTTCTCTATTCTGTTCAATTGCGCCGGTTATGTTCACCACGGCACCATTTTGGATTGCTCAGAAGCGGATTGGGACTTCTCCTTTGATATCAATGTGCGCTCGATGTACCGCATCATCCGCGCAGCGCTGCCGGCGATGATCGACAATGGCGGCGGCTCTATCGTCAACGTCGCCTCCGTCGCCTCCAACGTGAAAGGCGTGCCCAACCGCTTTCTCTATGGTGCCACCAAAGCCGCCGTGATCGGCCTGACCAAAGCCGTGGCAGCGGATTTCGTCGGCCAGGGCATCCGCTGCAATGCGATTTGCCCGGGCACCGTGCAAACGCCGTCGCTCGACGAACGCATCAATGCCTTCGACGACCCAAAAGCCGCGCGCGCCGCCTTCATCGCCCGCCAGCCGATGGGCCGCCTTGGCACGTCGGAAGAAATCGCGGCCTTGGCTGTCTATCTCGCCTCGGATGAATCGGCCTATACCACCGGCACGCAAGCCGTCATCGACGGCGGCATGACGGTTTAG